In Nicotiana tabacum cultivar K326 chromosome 19, ASM71507v2, whole genome shotgun sequence, one DNA window encodes the following:
- the LOC107808375 gene encoding ras-related protein RABH1b-like has protein sequence MAPVSALAKYKLVFLGDQSVGKTSIITRFMYDKFDNTYQATIGIDFLSKTMYLEDRTVRLQLWDTAGQERFRSLIPSYIRDSSVAVIVFDVASRQSFLNTSKWIEEVRTERGSDVIIVLVGNKTDLVDKRQVSIEEGEAKARELNVMFIETSAKAGFNIKPLFRKIAAALPGMETLSSAKQEDMVDVNLKSSNSNASQSQPQSGGCAC, from the exons ATGGCTCCAGTTTCGGCTCTTGCGAAGTACAAGCTCGTCTTCTTAGGAGATCAATCTGTCGGCAAAACCAGTATTATCACGCGATTCATGTATGATAAATTCGATAACACTTATCAG GCCACAATTGGTATTGACTTCCTGTCGAAGACTATGTACCTTGAAGATCGTACAGTACGATTGCAGCTATG GGATACTGCAGGTCAAGAGAGATTTAGGAGTCTCATACCAAGCTATATTAGGGACTCCTCTGTTGCTGTCATTGTGTTTGATGTTGCAA GCAGGCAGTCCTTCTTAAATACTTCAAAGTGGATTGAGGAGGTTCGAACAGAGAGGGGTAGCGATGTTATTATTGTCCTTGTTGGTAACAAAACTGATCTTGTTGACAAAAG GCAAGTTTCAATCGAGGAAGGAGAAGCAAAAGCTCGCGAACTAAATGTGATGTTCATTGAAACCAGTGCGAAGGCTGGCTTCAATATTAAA CCTCTTTTTAGAAAGATTGCAGCAGCATTGCCAGGAATGGAGACACTGTCTTCAGCTAAGCAAGAAGACATGGTTGATGTCAACCTCAAGTCAAGCAACTCAAATGCGTCCCAATCACAACCACAGTCAGGAGGATGTGCTTGTTAA
- the LOC107794922 gene encoding uncharacterized protein LOC107794922, giving the protein MALDISGNNYLPWVLDAEIHLDAKGLGDTIKEGNKSSSQDKAKAMIFLRHHLDEGLKSEYLTLKDPFQLWTSLKERYDHLKATVLPRARREWMHLRLQDYKTISEYNSAVYRIISQLKLCGEPMNDEDMLEKTLSTFYASNMVLQQQYREKGFKIYSELISCLLVAEQYNALLMKNHKARPTGSAPFPEANLGTIDPKSEKRQNNYRGRINIRGRGKGRNNNRHGGSRYKQENNKGSRNNPSKGKDNVCHRCGMKNHWTRICRTPEHFVKLYQASIKGKQNKVETHLTFQNDLEAGPMNNHDKVEANLAYKDDIFEGLADIIHIEAGDFFEHHN; this is encoded by the coding sequence ATGGCACTTGATATCTCTGGGAATAACTATTTGCCATGGgtacttgatgctgaaattcaccttgacgctaaaggtcttggtgACACTATtaaagaaggaaataaatcatCAAGTCAGGATAAGGCGaaagccatgattttccttcgccaTCATCTCGATGAAGGGTTAAAAAGTGAATATTTAACCTTGAAAGATCCATTTCAATTATGGACTAGTTTGAAGGaacgatatgaccacctaaaggCCACGGTATTGCCAAGAGCTCGTCGTGAGTGGATGCACTTACGACTACAAGATTATAAGACCAtaagtgaatataattctgcTGTATATAGAATAATTTCCCAACTAAAATTATGTGGGGAACCTATGAATGATGAGGACATGCTGGAAAAGACTCTTTCCACTTTTTATGCCTCAAATATGGTGTTACAACAGCAATACCGTGAAAAAGGCTTTAAGATATATTCTGAGTTAATTTCATGCCTTTTGGTGGCTGAACAATATAATGCccttttaatgaaaaatcataaagCCCGCCCCACTGGATCAGCTCCATTTCCAGAAGCGAATCTGGGAACGATAGATCCAAAGTCTGaaaaaagacaaaataattaTCGTGGCCGTATAAATATACGTGGGCGTGGCAAGGGGCGAAATAATAATCGCCATGGTGGTAGTCGTTATAAAcaagagaacaataagggttctcggAATAATCCTTCAAAAGGCAAAGATAATGTTTGCCACCGATGTGGTATGAAAAATCATTGGACACGAATTTGTCGTACACCTGagcattttgtcaaactttatcaagcatctATAAAAGGGAAACAAAATAAAGTTGAGACTCACTTGACTTTTCAAAATGATCTTGAGGCGGGCCCTATGAATAATCATGATAAAGTTGAAGCAAACCTTGCCtataaagatgatatttttgaaGGCCTTGCAGATATTATTCATATAGaagctggagacttctttgagcaTCATAACTGA
- the LOC107808373 gene encoding vesicle transport protein GOT1-like: MVSFEESDVKIIMGDFGNHLESQDHRRRKEQGRKSSLDEDDSKRKPKRGIGCLKEIGLGLTGFGVIFTLLGVFLFFERSFVAIGNILLLSGVTLTIGLMSTLQIFMKRQNLKGSASFAVGFVLIMLGWPVLGMIWETCGLFVLFSGFWPTVAVFLRKLPIIGGIFRQSSVSSFFPRNRVKMGKRMPI; this comes from the exons ATGGTTTCATTTGAAGAAAGTGATGTTAAGA TCATAATGGGAGATTTCGGAAATCACTTAGAAAGTCAAGATCACAGGAGGAGGAAAGAACAAGGAAGAAAATCTTCTTTAGATGAAGACGATTCCAAAAGAAAGCCAAAACGGGGAATAGGATGCCTTAAAG AGATTGGGCTTGGATTGACTGGATTTGGTGTAATTTTTACTCTGCTTGGAGTGTTTCTCTTCTTTGAGAGGAGTTTCGTTGCCATTGGGAAT ATCCTCCTTCTGTCTGGGGTGACCTTAACCATTGGACTGATGTCTACCTTGCAAATTTTCATGAAACGAcaaaatttgaag GGTTCTGCCTCCTTTGCTGTTGGTTTCGTGCTTATTATGCTGGGATGGCCTGTGCTAGGCATGATTTGGGAGACCTGCGGTCTTTTTGTGCTGTTCAG TGGTTTTTGGCCCACCGTTGCTGTTTTTCTGAGGAAGTTACCTATCATTGGTGGAATCTTTCGCCAATCATCTGTGTCATCT TTCTTTCCACGTAACAGGGTTAAAATGGGTAAACGGATGCCGATTTGA